One Setaria viridis chromosome 5, Setaria_viridis_v4.0, whole genome shotgun sequence genomic region harbors:
- the LOC117855475 gene encoding L-type lectin-domain containing receptor kinase IX.1 translates to MASAWTWPCVPTTGLVLVGVLFFDRGRLPTPPYSNAIGCSGSSRSAIDHQLLRSQCTFSIWLAAMAGFSVITSSVGLIFFLCVCFLPAAPVAGLFFNYSTFSSDDTKDFKVEGEAYINRGWIDVSAFNKGIDNSRGRVSYAQPMPLWDRETGEVASFTTRFAFVIDPPPPLGINNKGTGMAFFLAAYPSSLPPGSEPYDMSLTNQKPDAVATGDARFVAVEFDTFNDTAALDPDRTYDHVGIDVNSIRSVATRSLPNFSLVGNMTAEIRYDNISSILEMTLRLGDRRNESYHLSHKVDLKSALPENISVGFSASTSTSIELHQLHSWYFSSSLEPKAALIPAPPPPLPPPPTPNTPAGSGRGGLIAGATVGAALFLVLLLSTAALLARRRRSKRRELAEELGEVGGSDDEDDGAEPIMEIEMGTGPRRFPYRDLVAATKSFAPEEKLGQGGFGSVYRGHLREHGLGAVAIKRFAKGSSMQGRKEYKSEIKVISRLRHRNLVQLVGWCHGRDELLLVYELVPNRSLDIHLHGDGDGTFLTWPMRLNIILGLGSALLYLHEEWEQCVVHRDVKPSNVMLDVSFNAKLGDFGLARFIDHAVGVQTMTAVSGTPGYVDPESLITGKASAESDVYSFGVVVLEITCGRRPMSLQGGSQKNAVFRLVEWVWDLYGQGSALAVADERLKGEYDAAEVERAVSVGLWCAHPDPRARPSIRAAMAALQSTGPVPALPAKMPVPTYAAPVIPPEGLFSYSAASSSGVMSSSLTQSSSTTATTHTSSSDTSTSTGLKDSSSLLKHQY, encoded by the exons ATGGCTTCCGCGTGGACTTGGCCTTGTGTACCGACGACTGGACTTGTTCTGGTAGGTGTACTTTTCTTTGATCGAGGCAGGCTGCCTACTCCTCCCTACTCGAACGCGATTGGCTGTTCCGGATCAAGCCGATCGGCGATCGATCATCAGCTGCTACGCAGTCAGTGCACCTTCTCGATCTGGCTGGCGGCGATGGCCGGCTTCTCGGTGATCACATCGTCCGTcggcctcatcttcttcctctgcgtCTGCTTCCTCCCCGCGGCTCCCGTGGCCGGCTTGTTCTTCAACTACTCCACATTCAGCTCAGATGACACCAAGGACTTCAAGGTCGAAGGCGAAGCCTACATCAACCGCGGGTGGATCGACGTGTCGGCGTTCAACAAAGGCATCGACAACAGCAGGGGCCGTGTGTCGTACGCCCAGCCGATGCCCCTCTGGGACAGGGAGACCGGCGAGGTGGCCAGCTTCACCACGCGCTTCGCCTTCGTcatcgacccgccgccgccgctcggcatCAACAACAAGGGCACCGGCATGgccttcttcctcgccgcctACCCGTCCAGCCTGCCGCCCGGCTCCGAGCCCTACGACATGAGCCTCACCAACCAGAAGCCGGACGCGGTGGCCACCGGCGACGCCCGGTTCGTGGCGGTGGAGTTCGACACCTTCAACGACACCGCGGCGCTGGACCCCGACAGAACCTACGATCACGTCGGCATCGACGTCAACTCCATCAGGTCAGTGGCCACGAGGAGCCTGCCGAACTTCAGCCTCGTCGGGAACATGACCGCCGAGATCAGGTACGACAACATCTCGAGCATCCTGGAGATGACGCTACGGCTGGGCGATAGAAGAAACGAATCTTACCACCTTAGCCATAAGGTTGACCTCAAGAGCGCGTTGCCGGAGAACATCTCCGTCGGCTTCTCTGCCTCGACGTCCACATCCATCGAGCTGCATCAGCTGCATTCTTGGTACTTCAGCTCGTCGTTGGAACCCAAGGCCGCACTTAtcccagctccgccgccgccactaccACCTCCGCCGACGCCGAACACGCCAGCTGGTTCCGGACGCGGTGGACTTATAGCAGGAGCCACCGTCGGCGCAGCGCTGTTCCTCGTTCTCCTCTTATCTACGGCAGCTCTCctcgcacggcggcggcggagcaagaGGAGGGAGCTGGCAGAAGAATTGGGGGAGGTAGGCGGCTCggacgacgaagacgacggGGCCGAGCCGATCATGGAGATCGAAATGGGGACGGGGCCAAGGCGATTCCCGTACCGCGACCTCGTTGCTGCGACGAAGAGCTTCGCGCCGGAGGAGAAGCTCGGGCAAGGCGGCTTCGGCTCAGTGTACCGGGGACACCTGAGAGAGCACGGCCTCGGCGCCGTGGCCATAAAGAGGTTCGCCAAAGGATCTTCCATGCAAGGGAGGAAGGAGTACAAGTCGGAGATCAAGGTGATAAGCCGGCTCCGCCACCGGAACCTCGTCCAGCTCGTCGGCTGGTGCCACGGCCGCGACGAGCTCCTGCTCGTCTACGAGCTCGTGCCTAACCGCAGCCTCGACATCCATCttcacggcgacggcgacggcaccTTCTTGACATGGCCAATGAG GCTCAATATTATTCTTGGGCTTGGGTCCGCACTGCTCTACCTCCACGAGGAGTGGGAGCAATGCGTCGTGCACCGCGACGTCAAGCCGAGCAACGTCATGCTGGACGTGTCCTTCAACGCCAAGCTCGGCGACTTCGGGCTCGCGAGGTTCATCGACCACGCCGTCGGGGTGCAGACGATGACCGCCGTCTCCGGCACGCCGGGATACGTCGACCCCGAGAGCTTGATTACCGGCAAGGCAAGCGCTGAGTCCGACgtctacagcttcggcgtcgtcGTGCTGGAGATCACATGCGGGAGGAGGCCCATGAGCTTGCAGGGCGGCAGCCAGAAGAACGCCGTCTTCCGGCTGGTCGAGTGGGTCTGGGACCTGTACGGCCAGGGATCCGCTCTCGCGGTGGCCGACGAGCGGCTCAAAGGCGAGTAcgacgcggcggaggtggagcgcgCCGTGTCCGTGGGGCTCTGGTGCGCGCACCCGGACCCGCGCGCACGGCCGTCCATCAGAGCGGCCATGGCCGCTCTCCAGTCCACCGGCCCGGTGCCGGCTCTGCCGGCTAAGATGCCCGTGCCGACTTACGCGGCGCCGGTGATCCCGCCTGAGGGCCTCTTCTCGTACAGCGCTGCTTCCTCGTCAGGGGTGATGTCGTCCAGTTTGACTCAGTCGTCGTCGACAACGGCAACGACTCACACCTCCTCCTCGGACACGTCCACTTCAACCGGTTTGAAGGATTCGTCTTCGCTGCTCAAACATCAGTATTGA